A single region of the Triticum dicoccoides isolate Atlit2015 ecotype Zavitan chromosome 2B, WEW_v2.0, whole genome shotgun sequence genome encodes:
- the LOC119362433 gene encoding peroxidase 2-like: MASASCLGLVVLVAMASAASAQLSSTFYDMSCPNALATIKAGVTAAVQNEARMGASLVRLHFHDCFVDGCDGSVLLADTGSFIGEQGAAPNNNSIRGMNVIDNIKTQVEAVCKQTVSCADILAVAARDSVVALGGPTWTVLLGRRDSTTASKTNAENDLPPPTFDLQNLTTLFGNKQLSMTDMVALSGAHTIGQSQCRFFRDRIYNETNIDTTFATSLRANCPRSGGDNSLAPLDNGTPNGFDNAYYTNLMSQKGLLHSDQVLFNGGGADNTVRSFSSSAATFNSAFTTAMINMGNIAPKTGTQGQIRLVCSKVNS; the protein is encoded by the exons ATGGCCTCTGCCTCTTGCCTTGGCTTAGTGGTGCTCGTGGCAATGGCCTCGGCGGCGTCGGCGCAGCTGTCGTCGACGTTCTACGACATGTCTTGCCCCAACGCGCTGGCCACCATCAAGGCCGGCGTGACGGCCGCCGTGCAAAACGAGGCCCGCATGGGGGCGTCGCTGGTGCGGCTGCacttccacgactgcttcgtcGAT GGATGTGACGGGTCCGTTCTATTGGCGGACACGGGGAGCTTCATCGGCGAGCAGGGGGCAGCCCCGAACAACAATTCCATTCGAGGCATGAACGTCATCGACAACATCAAGACCCAGGTGGAGGCCGTGTGCAAGCAGaccgtctcctgcgccgacatcctcgccgtcgccgcccgtgaCTCCGTCGTCGCG CTGGGAGGACCGACGTGGACTGTTCTTCTCGGGAGGAGGGACTCCACCACTGCAAGCAAGACCAACGCGGAAAATGACCTGCCACCTcctaccttcgacctccaaaacctCACCACCTTGTTCGGCAACAAGCAGCTCAGCATGACAGACATGGTCGCGCTCTCAG GCGCCCACACGATCGGGCAATCGCAGTGCCGGTTCTTCAGGGACAGGATCTACAACGAGACCAACATCGACACTACCTTCGCAACATCTCTCAGAGCCAACTGCCCCCGGTCCGGCGGCGATAACAGCCTAGCGCCGCTGGACAATGGCACCCCCAACGGGTTCGACAACGCCTACTACACCAACCTCATGTCCCAAAAGGGGCTGCTGCACTCGGACCAGGTGCTGTTCAACGGAGGCGGCGCCGACAACACGGTCAGGAGCTTCTCGTCCAGCGCCGCGACGTTCAACAGCGCCTTCACGACGGCCATGATAAACATGGGGAACATCGCGCCCAAGACGGGGACGCAGGGGCAGATCAGGCTCGTCTGCTCCAAGGTCAACTCCTGA